One Magnolia sinica isolate HGM2019 chromosome 2, MsV1, whole genome shotgun sequence genomic window, TTAAAGTTTTCATAAAGAATCTGCTTCCCATGCATCATCTACCTCTCATATACCAATCTCCCATATAAGAATATACTCAGTTAATTAATACGCATGCACCAACATTGATCATGGACTAGTTGCAAATGAAAGGTTAGCAAATATGAGAAGCATATGAGAAATAGCTGCATGTTGAACACATTGAATATGCAAATTTTAGCATGATAAATTTATCATGGTCGATAACTTCAAATCACCCACACAATCAAAAGCTTATCTTAAGACCATAGCAGCTAGTAAATTCCTCCAATCTCATGCTGtcaataaattttagttttttaaaatcGCTGTTTAGATAAAATTACATGCTCCATTCCATTCTTATTCATTCatcattttgattaaaaaaattgagaCGCATATTTTGAACTGCAATTGTACATAACAATTGGTTGTTGAAAGAGGCCCAAATATAACAATGATGATACTTTGAATTGAGTGGGCCTAAATAAATAGACCAGTCTCCACAAATTGCACAGATTGGATTATCCAACAGATCCAACTGGCGAGCTTTTCCCATGCTGTAATCCATTTAGAAGTCATCAGACAGGATAGATAAGACAACCCAATTGGTGATATCATCTACAGAGGCCCGACCACAGTAGAACCTATCCCACAAACGGTTCAGGTGCTAATGGTGTCCAATGCAAGTGCAGTGCAGCAGTCATGGAAATTCATGCCATGCAATCCAACCAGATTTTGTCTAATTTAAAATACCATAGTTCGAGTGAACTCACAATCATTGATGCCGGTAAGGGCCATCAAGCAAAAAACTTCTCGTTCCTCTGCATCCTGAAGGGCCCTCGCATATGCTCATCACTATCAAACGCTGATGGGTCGATCTCCACACCCAATTCATCCTCACTCGGGGCCCGTCCATGCATATCGAATGCATCTTCACCATCATCAATGCTCCCAGCATCATTCCCATCATCATTCGGATCATCACCAGCTTCATCTTCATAAACATAACCACCACTATCAGAACTTCCATAACCGCTTCCATCACTGCCATTCATTCTAAGCATCATATACGCCCTTTCCTGGCCCATAAGCAACAAAACCCAATCAACAAAAAAGATAGAGAATGAAAGAAGGAGCTGattcaagaaaacccaaaccctaaacagAATAACGGCGAACCTGTTCTTGAAGTGTACGGGCGAGGGCCAGATCGGCATCAACTTGGCTGAGGCTGGTGAAGGGCGCACGGGAAGGCTGTCGAGATGAGGGGATGGATTCGGGTTTCGGTTCGGACTCGGAGTTAGGGTTTTCTTCGTTGGGTTTGTTGCCATGGTTAGATTCTTTGGCGTTCTCCATGTagataagaaaagagagaagagaacccTAAAGCTTGGATCAGAGAAAGAGATTGGAGGAGATGTgggttagggaacggagagagagatcgagagcgagagagagggagggagagattgggatttgggggtttttttgggcgcggctctgtttttgaGCGCCCGCCCAAATTTAGGCCGTGATCAGTCcaggctctgtgggccctaccgtgatgcgtgtcaaacatctaccctatcagtcagatgcaccatccatggtgggcccagggattaaaaatcaaatcaatctattacttgtgtgagccacaccacatac contains:
- the LOC131225666 gene encoding E3 ubiquitin ligase BIG BROTHER-related-like, yielding MENAKESNHGNKPNEENPNSESEPKPESIPSSRQPSRAPFTSLSQVDADLALARTLQEQERAYMMLRMNGSDGSGYGSSDSGGYVYEDEAGDDPNDDGNDAGSIDDGEDAFDMHGRAPSEDELGVEIDPSAFDSDEHMRGPFRMQRNEKFFA